One window of the Gemmatimonadota bacterium genome contains the following:
- a CDS encoding divalent-cation tolerance protein CutA: MLKVWTVILFGFCFIVSAGAEEEDASRIAREMVRSLYGYERVKPLPPVANAQVRVIARKLAAESDERFQHAFFQAGDREQGAFFSGLMKHVIIGVMICLVFFVVHTVVRKLDAARRLGKTDRDVAVQGGLRNAPYILALSMSSETEASRVGHALVAERLAARVDVFSQYFLSPDRDEGTVLFVMTVKGRLRSLKKRLGDLSISFSVSHGHRSYLTWIADAADGRG, translated from the coding sequence ATGTTAAAAGTCTGGACCGTCATTCTGTTTGGATTTTGTTTTATTGTTTCCGCAGGGGCTGAGGAAGAGGATGCCTCGCGTATTGCGCGCGAGATGGTTCGCTCTCTGTATGGCTATGAGCGCGTGAAGCCATTGCCACCTGTGGCGAATGCACAGGTGCGCGTTATTGCGAGAAAGCTGGCTGCGGAGTCAGACGAGCGTTTTCAGCATGCGTTTTTTCAGGCGGGGGATCGCGAGCAGGGCGCGTTTTTTAGCGGGCTGATGAAGCACGTTATTATCGGGGTGATGATTTGTCTGGTGTTTTTTGTGGTGCATACGGTTGTGCGAAAACTCGATGCGGCGCGGCGTCTGGGGAAAACAGATCGCGATGTCGCAGTTCAAGGTGGGTTGCGAAATGCGCCTTATATTCTGGCTCTTTCCATGTCATCTGAAACAGAGGCAAGTCGCGTTGGGCACGCGCTTGTTGCCGAGCGGTTGGCTGCACGGGTGGATGTTTTTTCGCAGTATTTTTTGTCACCGGATCGAGATGAAGGTACTGTGCTTTTTGTGATGACTGTAAAAGGTCGCTTGAGGTCACTAAAAAAACGGTTGGGAGATTTGTCTATTTCATTTTCCGTGTCTCACGGACACAGGTCCTATTTAACGTGGATTGCCGATGCGGCTGATGGGAGAGGGT
- a CDS encoding beta-lactamase family protein has translation MSRNALEPFHIHLSLSGHTHRKKQSNKRTHSKDMSISHKTTFPCQIPLVFVSYFQQYRTQKCDVQEAGNWEAQMTPEQLGFNSQKLDRARRVLQHHVHTRTTPGAVGLVLRRAGIVTCWAVGHHTYQPNATPVQINTLYDLASVTKVIATTTLCMLFTDEDRLNLDAPVQYYVPSFTGKNKNRVTVRHLLAHCSGLPAHVHLYENQSTTHDIDIRDAMLNAACQHPLIYEPGTDTVYSDLGFLTLGKILETIGGHRLDHLVKQHIFEPLKMNDTLYCPPPHLKHRIAPTEDGSDLRDHLVHGEVHDENTAAMGGIASHAGLFSTAHDLSKCLLAWLGTGIFPKQSIPQFTTRANIASNSTWALGWDTVSPGASSSGRYFSDKSFGILGFTGTSVWGDPIRDLGVILLTNRVHPTRENIQIAHLRPEFHDAISEALIE, from the coding sequence ATGTCGCGCAATGCTCTCGAGCCGTTCCACATTCACCTGTCCCTCAGCGGGCATACACATCGCAAAAAACAGAGCAATAAACGCACCCATTCCAAAGATATGTCGATATCTCATAAAACGACCTTTCCCTGTCAAATTCCCCTTGTTTTTGTCTCGTACTTTCAACAATATAGAACACAGAAATGCGATGTGCAAGAGGCTGGAAACTGGGAGGCACAAATGACACCCGAACAACTCGGTTTTAATTCGCAAAAACTCGACCGCGCCCGTCGAGTATTACAACACCATGTGCATACCCGCACCACCCCCGGTGCTGTCGGTCTCGTCCTGCGCCGTGCGGGCATCGTCACCTGCTGGGCTGTGGGCCACCATACCTATCAACCCAACGCCACACCCGTGCAAATCAATACTCTCTACGACCTCGCTTCCGTCACCAAAGTCATCGCCACCACAACACTCTGCATGTTATTTACCGATGAAGATCGCCTCAATCTCGACGCACCCGTGCAATATTATGTACCCTCCTTCACCGGAAAGAACAAAAATCGCGTCACAGTCCGGCACCTGCTCGCCCATTGCAGCGGCCTGCCCGCACATGTTCACCTGTACGAAAACCAAAGCACAACGCACGATATTGACATCCGCGATGCCATGCTCAACGCAGCCTGCCAACACCCCTTAATTTATGAACCCGGCACAGACACCGTGTACAGCGATCTTGGCTTTCTCACCCTGGGTAAAATCCTCGAAACCATCGGCGGCCACCGCCTGGATCACCTCGTCAAACAGCACATATTCGAACCGCTCAAAATGAACGACACATTGTACTGTCCACCGCCCCATCTCAAACACCGCATTGCGCCCACGGAAGATGGCTCCGACTTGCGCGATCACCTCGTACACGGTGAAGTCCACGATGAAAACACCGCCGCAATGGGTGGTATCGCCTCCCACGCCGGTCTTTTTTCCACAGCGCATGACCTGTCGAAATGCCTGCTCGCATGGCTCGGCACAGGCATCTTTCCCAAACAGAGCATTCCACAATTCACCACCCGCGCCAATATCGCGTCCAACAGCACCTGGGCACTCGGCTGGGACACCGTCTCACCCGGCGCAAGTTCGAGCGGCCGCTACTTTAGCGACAAATCCTTCGGCATCCTCGGATTCACTGGCACATCCGTATGGGGAGACCCCATACGAGACCTCGGCGTCATCCTCCTCACCAACCGCGTACACCCCACCCGCGAGAACATTCAAATTGCCCATCTTCGCCCCGAATTTCACGACGCAATCTCCGAAGCCTTAATCGAATAA
- a CDS encoding divalent-cation tolerance protein CutA: MRYRHIFGMGAFIALFFAMCMPAEGQVNVERLESIARHVAQAVLAEGDSLTAEQVAWVERMTAQLAEDVVFLDEQKQRLEEMRRERDASIRNIANQIAKGIGVLIALLVLWAIFRVFRRGLRAESGDDPLGVLIAMRTEARAQKLGEMLVKENLATGGTVAPSVRSIYRREDGVREAAEAMVFLKTTRAQLSSLMDRAEELGGGKTPELVVIREV; the protein is encoded by the coding sequence ATGAGATATCGACATATCTTTGGAATGGGTGCGTTTATTGCTCTGTTTTTTGCGATGTGTATGCCCGCTGAGGGACAGGTGAATGTGGAACGGCTCGAGAGCATTGCGCGACATGTGGCGCAGGCGGTTTTAGCTGAGGGGGATTCTCTGACGGCAGAGCAGGTTGCATGGGTCGAGCGCATGACCGCGCAATTGGCGGAGGATGTGGTGTTTCTGGACGAACAAAAACAGCGGTTGGAAGAAATGCGTCGCGAAAGAGATGCGTCGATTCGGAATATCGCGAATCAGATTGCCAAAGGGATCGGTGTTCTGATTGCTCTGCTGGTTTTGTGGGCGATTTTCCGTGTCTTTAGAAGGGGGTTGCGTGCCGAGTCGGGAGATGATCCTCTTGGGGTGTTGATTGCGATGCGCACAGAAGCGCGGGCGCAGAAACTCGGCGAGATGCTTGTTAAAGAAAATTTGGCGACGGGTGGAACTGTCGCACCGAGTGTCCGTTCAATCTATCGCAGGGAGGATGGGGTGCGAGAAGCTGCTGAGGCGATGGTTTTTTTGAAGACGACGCGTGCACAATTAAGCAGTTTGATGGACCGAGCAGAGGAATTGGGTGGGGGCAAGACGCCAGAACTCGTTGTGATACGTGAGGTGTGA